In Deltaproteobacteria bacterium, the sequence GATCCAGGAGTGGCTCATGTCGGCGGAGTACATCGCCTCCGAGGGGAACCAGAAGATCATCCTGTGCGAGCGCGGGATCCGCACGTACGAGACGGCCACCCGGAACACCTTCGACGTCTCCTCCATCCCGGTGGTCAAGTCCCTCTCCCACCTTCCCGTGATCGCCGACCCAAGCCACGCCGCCGGGAAGATGGCGCTGGTGGAGCCGCTCGCCGCCGCAGCGATCGCGGCGGGAGCGGACGGCTTGATGATCGAGGTCCACCACCAGCCCGAGAAGGCGCTCTCCGACGGTCCCCAGTCGCTCAGGCCGGACGCGTTCACGGAAATGGTCGGCCGGCTGCGGAAGGTGGCCGAAGCGGTGGGGAGGACGTTGTAAGGTCGTGGCGCGGGAGCGGGTAGGCATCCTCGGCCTCGGGCT encodes:
- a CDS encoding 3-deoxy-7-phosphoheptulonate synthase (catalyzes the formation of 3-deoxy-D-arabino-hept-2-ulosonate 7-phosphate from phosphoenolpyruvate and D-erythrose 4-phosphate) — translated: IQEWLMSAEYIASEGNQKIILCERGIRTYETATRNTFDVSSIPVVKSLSHLPVIADPSHAAGKMALVEPLAAAAIAAGADGLMIEVHHQPEKALSDGPQSLRPDAFTEMVGRLRKVAEAVGRTL